In Ciconia boyciana chromosome 3, ASM3463844v1, whole genome shotgun sequence, a genomic segment contains:
- the RTN4IP1 gene encoding reticulon-4-interacting protein 1, mitochondrial, translating to MLSRGAASGRALRGAARAGVQPPVRGLRASPRARSAMPSWVIDRYGCNEVLRFTRNMVFPTIHFPNEVIIKVHAASLNPIDLSMRSGYGATALNMKRDPLKLKSAGDEFPLTLGRDVSGVVMECGLSVSYFKPGDEVWAAIPPWKQGTLSEFVVASGNEVSFKPKRLRHTEAASLPYVGLTAWSAVNQVGGLNQSNCSGKRVLILGASGGVGTFAIQLVKAWGAHVTAVCSHDASTLMKKLGADDVIDYKSGNLEEQLKTLPLFDFILDNVGGSTEKWALDLLKKWSGATYVTLVTPFLINMDKLGVADGMLQTGFTVGSKTVKHLFKGVHYRWAFFMPSGPSLDEIAELVDSGKIQPVIDQVFSFSEVPKAFLKLEGGHARGKTVIDVISKK from the exons ATGCTGTCGCGGGGGGCGGCGAGCGGGCGGGCgctgcgcggggcggcgcgggcgggcgtGCAGCCGCCGGTCCGCGGCCTCCGCGCCTCTCCGCGGGCGCGGTCCGCCATGCCCTCCTGGGTCATAGACCGGTACGGATGCAACGAGGTGCTGCGCTTCACCAGGAACATGGTGTTCCCCACCATACACTTCCCGAACGAGGTCATCATTAAGGTTCACGCTGCGAGCCTGAACCCCATCGACCTTAGCATGAGAA GTGGTTATGGTGCAACTGCATTAAATATGAAGCGGGATCCCTTGAAACTCAAAAGCGCGGGCGATGAATTTCCACTAACACTTGGTCGAGATGTCTCTGGTGTTGTTATGGAATGTGGACTGAGTGTGTCTTATTTCAAACCTGGAGATGAG gTGTGGGCAGCAATTCCTCCGTGGAAACAGGGCACTCTGTCAGAGTTTGTGGTAGCTAGTGGAAATGAG gtgTCTTTTAAGCCAAAGCGTCTCCGTCACACAGAAGCTGCCTCTTTACCATATGTAGGTCTCACAGCGTGGTCTGCAGTTAACCAAGTTGGAGGACTAAACCAAAGTAATTGTAGCGGGAAAAG AGTATTAATATTAGGAGCTTCAGGAGGAGTTGGTACATTTGCTATACAG CTAGTGAAGGCCTGGGGTGCTCACGTGACAGCAGTTTGTTCTCATGATGCCAGCACACTGATGAAAAAGCTTGGAGCGGATGATGTGATTGATTACAAATCTGGAAATCTGGAAGAACAACTTAAAACATTACCCTT ATTTGATTTCATCCTAGATAATGTTGGTGGATCGACTGAGAAGTGGGCTCTAGATCTCCTGAAGAAATGGTCAGGAGCAACATACGTTACCTTAGTGACACCTTTCTTGATCAATATGGACAAACTTGGAGTGGCTGATGGCATGTTACAAACAGGATTCACTGTTGGTTCCAAAACTGTAAAG CATCTCTTTAAAGGAGTCCATTATCGGTGGGCATTTTTTATGCCAAGTGGCCCAAGTTTGGATGAAATAGCAGAACTAGTTGATTCTGGAAAG
- the QRSL1 gene encoding glutamyl-tRNA(Gln) amidotransferase subunit A, mitochondrial, protein MLRASLREVSAALKEGRVTPTELCQRCLSLIKSTKFLNAYITVAEETALKQAEESEKRYRRGQPLSVLDGIPIAVKDNFNTVGIETTCASNMLKGYISPYNATVVQKLLDKGAVLLGKTNLDEFAMGSGSTDGVFGPVRNPWSYARQYKEKSVPKSHSEDEESNWVITGGSSGGSAAAVSSFTCFAALGSDTGGSTRNPAAHCGVVGLKPTYGLISRHGLIPLVNSMDVPGILTRCVDDAAVVLGSLAGHDPKDSTTIQDNFKPFELPNLTDVSKISIGIPKEYHAPGLSSEILALWSKAADLFKNAGAKVIEVSLPHTRYSIVCYHVLCTAEVASNMARFDGLEYGHRSDMNKSTESMYAATRREGFNDVVRGRILSGNYFLLKQNYENYFIKAQKVRRLIANDFVKVFGSGVDILLTPTTLSDAMPYMEFIKEDNRTRSAQDDILTQAANMAGLPAINVPTGLSERGLPLGLQFIGQSFQEKQLLTVAKWFEKQVKFPVIQLEVKRHDHGAFQHQKSASFS, encoded by the exons ATGCTGCGCGCCTCCCTCCGCGAG GTCTCGGCAGCGTTGAAGGAAGGACGTGTCACTCCGACGGAGCTCTGCCAGAGGTGCCTTTCCCTCATCAAAAGCACCAAGTTTCTTAATGCTTACATTACCGTAGCGGAAGAAACTGCTTTGAAGCAGGCTGAAGAGTCAGAGAAAAGATACAGAAGAG GTCAGCCGCTGAGTGTTTTAGATGGAATTCCTATTGCAGTAAAAGACAACTTTAATACAGTTGGCATTGAGACAACATGTGCGTCAAACATGCTAAAAG GCTATATTTCTCCTTACAATGCTACAGTAGTTCAGAAATTACTGGATAAGGGAGCTGTgcttttaggaaaaacaaacctaGATGAATTTGCAATGGG ATCTGGGAGTACGGATGGGGTATTTGGACCAGTCAGAAATCCCTGGAGTTATGCAAGACAGTACAAGGAAAAATCTGTCCCAAAATCCCATTCTGAGGATGAAGAGTCTAACTGGGTAATAACAGGAGGGAGCTCAGGAGGCAGTGCGGCTGCTGTGTCATCTTTCACATGTTTTGC AGCCTTAGGGTCAGACACAGGAGGATCTACCCGAAACCCTGCTGCTCACTGTGGTGTAGTAGGTTTAAAGCCAACATATGGACTGATCTCTCGCCATGGTCTCATTCCTCTAGTGAACTCCATGGATGTGCCAGGAATCTTAACCAGATGTGTGGATGATGCAGCAGTTGTGTTAG GTTCACTTGCTGGACATGATCCTAAAGACTCTACCACAATTCAGGACAACTTTAAGCCATTTGAACTACCCAATTTGACTGATGTCAGCAAGATCTCGATAGGAATTCCGAAG GAATATCATGCACCAGGGCTTTCTAGTGAAATTCTGGCGCTTTGGTCAAAGGCTGCCGACCTCTTTAAGAATGCAGGTGCTAAAGTAATCGAAGTGAGTCTACCACACACTCGTTACTCAATTGTCTGCTATCATGTGCTGTGCACAGCAGAAGTGGCATCAAATATGGCCAGGTTTGATGGACTGGAATATG gacaCCGTTCTGACATGAACAAGTCCACAGAAAGTATGTACGCTGCAACACGACGAGAAGGCTTTAATGATGTTGTAAGAGGAAGAATTCTATCAGGAAACTATTTCTTGTTGAAACA GAACTATGAGAATTACTTTATCAAGGCACAGAAAGTCAGACGTCTCATTGCCAATGACTTTGTGAAGGTTTTTGGGAGCGGTGTTGATATTTTACTCACTCCTACCACTCTGAGTGATGCAATGCCATATATGGAATTCATCAAAGAAGACAACAGAACCCGCAGCGCGCAAGATGACATCCTAACACAGGCTGCAAACATGGCTG gacTGCCAGCCATAAATGTTCCTACAGGTCTTTCGGAGAGAGGCTTGCCACTTGGGCTTCAGTTCATTGGACAGTCATTCCAGGAGAAGCAGCTTCTCACTGTAGCCAAATGGtttgaaaaacaagtaaaattcCCAGTGATCCAACTAGAAGTGAAGAGGCACGACCACGGTGCCTTTCAGCATCAGaaatctgcttctttttcataA